One Gossypium hirsutum isolate 1008001.06 chromosome A11, Gossypium_hirsutum_v2.1, whole genome shotgun sequence genomic window carries:
- the LOC107909801 gene encoding uncharacterized protein isoform X1 has protein sequence MELLNPPISKTPQLFSSFSSFTPRLSIKTSNKKPLHRLHIIPSFPLGLPSRGTNVFRVSAHFSRKTSRRNSLRKKLLDYQKVRENPIPLNPSPDFQNPNDSSENFEKFNSGGTKHTEIDNDTLKSKRLGESVLLRKLENWVDQYKKDAEFWGIGSSPVFTVLQDLEGNVKGVTVHEDEILKRLEFEDMERVNSKVLYARNLAREMERGENVIPRTSSVAKFVVSGEESGFISGIRGVILRPGFIPKLSSFGTLVLGGLILLWAVKLFALGKKVVEYTALEKEMMRRKIRSRKGKDILEKGSVEVVQAFEEPLSSSFQRPQLDKQELMNNILKAKAAKDKLALPDSSGSQSSKSGDFEGEIQEVKLMANEARGIEGREQFIVAKDEREVQAANKEFSDEMQPTKEGRKDGASFLSNLSTEDDSEQGEASYKAVEPISSNEPKDDGVKFLNGVASLDSRVRLVTDASSVQLPKDEQNTNENLKNTGSTLPLLVKECNQSPVITDNESYSAKSNSFGKKPRVILSVKEAREFLSTKSNKEKLNQEPVMEAVQKSTPDLILLSDKRSGTSTKQIIDAKDKMFPYGMSRGDSESTASENACQSAVQGDKESMLKKENDEENSDEECREEAHQQPLSSSQESIGMSREQGQSVMRENWIENNFHEVEPVLKKIGDGFRENYMVAREKVGEQLNVQAEIKQLGSIEDENELEWMKDDRLRDIVFQVRENELAGRDPFYLMDAEEKLAFFQGLEKKVENENEKLSHLHEWLHSNIENLDYGADGISLHDPPEKIIPRWKGPPLEKSPEFLSNFQEQRKALFTGKVGMTYPAKRDGQSFLQKPTESPINEDLAISSSESDLTRKVHDTDKKDPKIVIESSDGSVKPGKKSGKEYWQHTKKWSRGFLECYNAETDPEVKSIMKDMGKDLDRWITEKEVQEAADLMKKLPERNKKFMEKKLNKLKREMELFGPQAVVSKYQEYAEEKEEDYLWWLDLPHVLCIELYTFENEGQRIGFYALEMAADLELEPKPHRVIAFEDTGDCKSFCYIMQAHLDMLGNGRAFIVPQPPKDAFREAKANGFGVTVIKKGELQLNVDQTLEEVEEQICEIGSKMYHDKIMRERSVDISSLMKGMLGVGDKPRRRRSKKKLKKPSKK, from the exons ATGGAGCTTCTCAATCCTCCAATCTCTAAAACCCCACAGCTTTTCTCAAGCTTCTCATCTTTCACTCCCCGACTTTCCATCAAAACTTCCAACAAAAAGCCCCTTCATAGATTACACATAATACCCTCATTTCCTCTCGGTTTACCGTCACGAGGGACCAACGTTTTTCGTGTTTCAGCTCATTTTAGTCGGAAAACGAGCCGCCGCAACTCTCTGAGGAAAAAACTCCTCGATTATCAAAAGGTGCGTGAAAATCCCATTCCTTTAAATCCAAGTCCTGATTTTCAGAACCCAAATGACAGTTcggaaaattttgagaaatttaattctGGTGGCACCAAACATACTGAAATAGATAACGATACATTAAAATCAAAGCGTTTAGGTGAATCTGTTTTGTTGAGGAAATTAGAGAATTGGGTTGACCAGTACAAAAAAGATGCTGAGTTTTGGGGTATTGGGTCGAGTCCTGTTTTCACGGTTTTGCAAGATTTGGAAGGGAACGTAAAAGGGGTTACAGTTCATGAGGATGAGATTTTGAAAAGGCTTGAATTTGAAGACATGGAGAGAGTAAATTCTAAAGTTTTGTATGCAAGAAATTTAGCTAGAGAGATGGAAAGAGGTGAAAATGTGATTCCGAGGACTAGTTCGGTAGCCAAGTTTGTGGTTTCCGGTGAGGAGTCTGGTTTCATAAGTGGAATTCGCGGGGTTATTCTTCGTCCTGGGTTTATCCCAAAACTCTCAAGCTTTGGAACTTTGGTGCTTGGCGGTTTGATTTTACTTTGGGCGGTGAAGTTGTTTGCTCTCGGAAAAAAGGTGGTGGAATACACAGCATTGGAGAAAGAAATGATGAGGAGAAAGATAAGGTCTAGGAAAGGAAAAGACATATTGGAGAAGGGTAGTGTTGAAGTTGTTCAAGCATTTGAAGAACCGCTGAGTTCGTCTTTTCAAAGGCCACAGCTGGATAAGCAAGAACTTATGAATAATATACTAAAAGCAAAGGCTGCAAAGGATAAATTGGCATTGCCAGATTCTTCAGGCTCTCAAAGTAGCAAATCTGGGGATTTTGAGGGTGAAATCCAGGAGGTCAAATTGATGGCCAATGAAGCCCGGGGGATTGAGGGTAGAGAGCAATTTATTGTTGCTAAGGATGAAAGAGAAGTCCAGGCTGCAAACAAGGAATTTTCTGATGAGATGCAGCCAACCAAAGAGGGTAGGAAAGATGGGGCGAGTTTCTTGAGTAACCTTTCTACTGAAGATGATTCAGAACAAGGTGAAGCTAGCTACAAAGCAGTGGAGCCAATTTCTTCAAATGAACCAAAAGATGATGGTGTTAAATTTCTCAATGGAGTAGCTTCTTTAGATAGTAGAGTTAGGCTAGTCACTGATGCTTCAAGTGTACAGTTACCAAAAGACGAGCAAAACACTAAtgagaatttaaaaaatacgGGGAGTACTTTACCTTTATTAGTCAAAGAATGTAACCAATCCCCTGTTATTACTGATAATGAATCATATTCTGCAAAGAgcaattcttttggaaagaaaCCTCGGGTCATACTGTCAGTGAAGGAAGCTAGAGAGTTCCTTTCCACAAAATCCAACAAAGAAAAACTTAACCAAGAACCTGTAATGGAAGCTGTGCAAAAGAGTACTCCTGATTTAATCCTACTGAGTGATAAAAGATCAGGTACAAGTACAAAGCAGATAATAGATGCAAAGGACAAAATGTTCCCGTATGGCATGTCCCGTGGAGATTCAGAGTCTACAGCTTCTGAAAATGCTTGTCAAAGTGCTGTTCAGGGGGACAAGGAATCTATGCTTaagaaggaaaatgatgaagaaaattcTGATGAGGAATGCAGAGAAGAGGCTCATCAACAACCTCTATCTTCTTCTCAAGAAAGCATAGGTATGAGTAGAGAACAAGGGCAGTCAGTAATGAGGGAAAATTGGATTGAGAATAATTTTCATGAGGTTGAGCCTGTACTTAAAAAGATTGGAGATGGATTTAGAGAAAATTACATGGTTGCTAGGGAGAAAGTTGGTGAACAATTAAATGTGCAAGCAGAGATTAAACAACTTGGCTCTATTGAAGATGAAAACGAACTCGAGTGGATGAAAGATGATAGACTTAGAGACATTGTTTTTCAGGTCCGAGAAAATGAATTGGCTGGCCGAGATCCCTTTTATTTGATGGATGCGGAAGAGAAACTTGCATTCTTCCAAGGTCTGGAGAAGAAagttgagaatgaaaatgaaaaactATCTCACCTCCATGAGTGGCTTCATTCAAATATTGAAAACCTTGATTACGGAGCAG ATGGTATCAGCCTGCATGATCCACCAGAAAAAATTATACCACGCTGGAAGGGGCCCCCATTAGAGAAAAGTCCTGAGTTCCTCAGCAACTTCCAAGAACAGCGTAAAGCACTTTTTACCGGAAAAGTTGGTATGACATATCCAGCAAAAAGAGATGGGCAAAGTTTCCTTCAGAAACCCACAGAATCCCCCATTAATGAAGATTTAGCTATTTCCTCATCAGAATCAGATTTGACTAGGAAAGTTCATGATACTGATAAAAAGGATCCCAAGATAGTTATTGAAAGCAGTGATGGCTCTGTCAAACCTGGTAAAAAATCCGGAAAGGAGTATTGGCAGCACACAAAGAAATGGTCCCGTGGGTTCTTGGAATGTTATAATGCAGAAACTGACCCTGAAGTCAAATCCATTATGAAGGATATGGGGAAGGATTTGGACCGATGGATCACTGAAAAAGAGGTACAAGAAGCGGCAGATCTTATGAAGAAACTTCCTGAAAGAAACAAAAAGTTCATGGAAAAGAAACTCAACAAGCTTAAAAGAGAAATGGAATTATTTGGACCACAAGCTGTTGTTAGCAAGTATCAAGAGTATGCAGAGGAGAAGGAAGAAGATTATTTGTGGTGGTTAGATCTTCCACATGTActg TGTATTGAATTATACACATTTGAAAATGAGGGGCAGAGGATAGGATTTTATGCACTGGAGATGGCAGCAGATCTTGAACTTGAGCCAAAACCACACCGTGTGATTGCTTTTGAAGATACTGGTGATTGCAAAAGCTTTTGTTACATCATGCAGGCTCACTTGGATATGCTAGGAAACGGCAGGGCCTTTATTGTTCCACAGCCACCTAAG GATGCTTTTCGGGAAGCCAAAGCAAACGGTTTTGGCGTAACTGTGATCAAGAAAGGGGAGCTACAGCTGAATGTGGATCAAACTTTAGAAGAGGTGGAAGAACAAATATGTGAGATTGGGAGCAAGATGTACCATGATAAGATCATGCGTGAACGCTCTGTGGATATAAGCTCATTGATGAAGGGCATGCTTGGTGTTGGTGATAAACCCAGGAGGAG AAGGTCAAAGAAGAAGCTCAAAAAGCCTTCCAAGAAATGA
- the LOC107909801 gene encoding uncharacterized protein isoform X2 — translation MELLNPPISKTPQLFSSFSSFTPRLSIKTSNKKPLHRLHIIPSFPLGLPSRGTNVFRVSAHFSRKTSRRNSLRKKLLDYQKVRENPIPLNPSPDFQNPNDSSENFEKFNSGGTKHTEIDNDTLKSKRLGESVLLRKLENWVDQYKKDAEFWGIGSSPVFTVLQDLEGNVKGVTVHEDEILKRLEFEDMERVNSKVLYARNLAREMERGENVIPRTSSVAKFVVSGEESGFISGIRGVILRPGFIPKLSSFGTLVLGGLILLWAVKLFALGKKVVEYTALEKEMMRRKIRSRKGKDILEKGSVEVVQAFEEPLSSSFQRPQLDKQELMNNILKAKAAKDKLALPDSSGSQSSKSGDFEGEIQEVKLMANEARGIEGREQFIVAKDEREVQAANKEFSDEMQPTKEGRKDGASFLSNLSTEDDSEQGEASYKAVEPISSNEPKDDGVKFLNGVASLDSRVRLVTDASSVQLPKDEQNTNENLKNTGSTLPLLVKECNQSPVITDNESYSAKSNSFGKKPRVILSVKEAREFLSTKSNKEKLNQEPVMEAVQKSTPDLILLSDKRSGTSTKQIIDAKDKMFPYGMSRGDSESTASENACQSAVQGDKESMLKKENDEENSDEECREEAHQQPLSSSQESIGMSREQGQSVMRENWIENNFHEVEPVLKKIGDGFRENYMVAREKVGEQLNVQAEIKQLGSIEDENELEWMKDDRLRDIVFQVRENELAGRDPFYLMDAEEKLAFFQGLEKKVENENEKLSHLHEWLHSNIENLDYGADGISLHDPPEKIIPRWKGPPLEKSPEFLSNFQEQRKALFTGKVGMTYPAKRDGQSFLQKPTESPINEDLAISSSESDLTRKVHDTDKKDPKIVIESSDGSVKPGKKSGKEYWQHTKKWSRGFLECYNAETDPEVKSIMKDMGKDLDRWITEKEVQEAADLMKKLPERNKKFMEKKLNKLKREMELFGPQAVVSKYQEYAEEKEEDYLWWLDLPHVLCIELYTFENEGQRIGFYALEMAADLELEPKPHRVIAFEDTGDCKSFCYIMQAHLDMLGNGRAFIVPQPPKDAFREAKANGFGVTVIKKGELQLNVDQTLEEVEEQICEIGSKMYHDKIMRERSVDISSLMKGMLGVGDKPRRRSKKKLKKPSKK, via the exons ATGGAGCTTCTCAATCCTCCAATCTCTAAAACCCCACAGCTTTTCTCAAGCTTCTCATCTTTCACTCCCCGACTTTCCATCAAAACTTCCAACAAAAAGCCCCTTCATAGATTACACATAATACCCTCATTTCCTCTCGGTTTACCGTCACGAGGGACCAACGTTTTTCGTGTTTCAGCTCATTTTAGTCGGAAAACGAGCCGCCGCAACTCTCTGAGGAAAAAACTCCTCGATTATCAAAAGGTGCGTGAAAATCCCATTCCTTTAAATCCAAGTCCTGATTTTCAGAACCCAAATGACAGTTcggaaaattttgagaaatttaattctGGTGGCACCAAACATACTGAAATAGATAACGATACATTAAAATCAAAGCGTTTAGGTGAATCTGTTTTGTTGAGGAAATTAGAGAATTGGGTTGACCAGTACAAAAAAGATGCTGAGTTTTGGGGTATTGGGTCGAGTCCTGTTTTCACGGTTTTGCAAGATTTGGAAGGGAACGTAAAAGGGGTTACAGTTCATGAGGATGAGATTTTGAAAAGGCTTGAATTTGAAGACATGGAGAGAGTAAATTCTAAAGTTTTGTATGCAAGAAATTTAGCTAGAGAGATGGAAAGAGGTGAAAATGTGATTCCGAGGACTAGTTCGGTAGCCAAGTTTGTGGTTTCCGGTGAGGAGTCTGGTTTCATAAGTGGAATTCGCGGGGTTATTCTTCGTCCTGGGTTTATCCCAAAACTCTCAAGCTTTGGAACTTTGGTGCTTGGCGGTTTGATTTTACTTTGGGCGGTGAAGTTGTTTGCTCTCGGAAAAAAGGTGGTGGAATACACAGCATTGGAGAAAGAAATGATGAGGAGAAAGATAAGGTCTAGGAAAGGAAAAGACATATTGGAGAAGGGTAGTGTTGAAGTTGTTCAAGCATTTGAAGAACCGCTGAGTTCGTCTTTTCAAAGGCCACAGCTGGATAAGCAAGAACTTATGAATAATATACTAAAAGCAAAGGCTGCAAAGGATAAATTGGCATTGCCAGATTCTTCAGGCTCTCAAAGTAGCAAATCTGGGGATTTTGAGGGTGAAATCCAGGAGGTCAAATTGATGGCCAATGAAGCCCGGGGGATTGAGGGTAGAGAGCAATTTATTGTTGCTAAGGATGAAAGAGAAGTCCAGGCTGCAAACAAGGAATTTTCTGATGAGATGCAGCCAACCAAAGAGGGTAGGAAAGATGGGGCGAGTTTCTTGAGTAACCTTTCTACTGAAGATGATTCAGAACAAGGTGAAGCTAGCTACAAAGCAGTGGAGCCAATTTCTTCAAATGAACCAAAAGATGATGGTGTTAAATTTCTCAATGGAGTAGCTTCTTTAGATAGTAGAGTTAGGCTAGTCACTGATGCTTCAAGTGTACAGTTACCAAAAGACGAGCAAAACACTAAtgagaatttaaaaaatacgGGGAGTACTTTACCTTTATTAGTCAAAGAATGTAACCAATCCCCTGTTATTACTGATAATGAATCATATTCTGCAAAGAgcaattcttttggaaagaaaCCTCGGGTCATACTGTCAGTGAAGGAAGCTAGAGAGTTCCTTTCCACAAAATCCAACAAAGAAAAACTTAACCAAGAACCTGTAATGGAAGCTGTGCAAAAGAGTACTCCTGATTTAATCCTACTGAGTGATAAAAGATCAGGTACAAGTACAAAGCAGATAATAGATGCAAAGGACAAAATGTTCCCGTATGGCATGTCCCGTGGAGATTCAGAGTCTACAGCTTCTGAAAATGCTTGTCAAAGTGCTGTTCAGGGGGACAAGGAATCTATGCTTaagaaggaaaatgatgaagaaaattcTGATGAGGAATGCAGAGAAGAGGCTCATCAACAACCTCTATCTTCTTCTCAAGAAAGCATAGGTATGAGTAGAGAACAAGGGCAGTCAGTAATGAGGGAAAATTGGATTGAGAATAATTTTCATGAGGTTGAGCCTGTACTTAAAAAGATTGGAGATGGATTTAGAGAAAATTACATGGTTGCTAGGGAGAAAGTTGGTGAACAATTAAATGTGCAAGCAGAGATTAAACAACTTGGCTCTATTGAAGATGAAAACGAACTCGAGTGGATGAAAGATGATAGACTTAGAGACATTGTTTTTCAGGTCCGAGAAAATGAATTGGCTGGCCGAGATCCCTTTTATTTGATGGATGCGGAAGAGAAACTTGCATTCTTCCAAGGTCTGGAGAAGAAagttgagaatgaaaatgaaaaactATCTCACCTCCATGAGTGGCTTCATTCAAATATTGAAAACCTTGATTACGGAGCAG ATGGTATCAGCCTGCATGATCCACCAGAAAAAATTATACCACGCTGGAAGGGGCCCCCATTAGAGAAAAGTCCTGAGTTCCTCAGCAACTTCCAAGAACAGCGTAAAGCACTTTTTACCGGAAAAGTTGGTATGACATATCCAGCAAAAAGAGATGGGCAAAGTTTCCTTCAGAAACCCACAGAATCCCCCATTAATGAAGATTTAGCTATTTCCTCATCAGAATCAGATTTGACTAGGAAAGTTCATGATACTGATAAAAAGGATCCCAAGATAGTTATTGAAAGCAGTGATGGCTCTGTCAAACCTGGTAAAAAATCCGGAAAGGAGTATTGGCAGCACACAAAGAAATGGTCCCGTGGGTTCTTGGAATGTTATAATGCAGAAACTGACCCTGAAGTCAAATCCATTATGAAGGATATGGGGAAGGATTTGGACCGATGGATCACTGAAAAAGAGGTACAAGAAGCGGCAGATCTTATGAAGAAACTTCCTGAAAGAAACAAAAAGTTCATGGAAAAGAAACTCAACAAGCTTAAAAGAGAAATGGAATTATTTGGACCACAAGCTGTTGTTAGCAAGTATCAAGAGTATGCAGAGGAGAAGGAAGAAGATTATTTGTGGTGGTTAGATCTTCCACATGTActg TGTATTGAATTATACACATTTGAAAATGAGGGGCAGAGGATAGGATTTTATGCACTGGAGATGGCAGCAGATCTTGAACTTGAGCCAAAACCACACCGTGTGATTGCTTTTGAAGATACTGGTGATTGCAAAAGCTTTTGTTACATCATGCAGGCTCACTTGGATATGCTAGGAAACGGCAGGGCCTTTATTGTTCCACAGCCACCTAAG GATGCTTTTCGGGAAGCCAAAGCAAACGGTTTTGGCGTAACTGTGATCAAGAAAGGGGAGCTACAGCTGAATGTGGATCAAACTTTAGAAGAGGTGGAAGAACAAATATGTGAGATTGGGAGCAAGATGTACCATGATAAGATCATGCGTGAACGCTCTGTGGATATAAGCTCATTGATGAAGGGCATGCTTGGTGTTGGTGATAAACCCAGGAGGAG GTCAAAGAAGAAGCTCAAAAAGCCTTCCAAGAAATGA
- the LOC107907895 gene encoding E3 ubiquitin-protein ligase SINAT5, protein MEFDSIDCMTSSDVIDDDDEIHHHNQLSSLLKSHSNNGSSNSIVSPAVHSSTTSVHELLECPVCTNSMYPPIHQCHNGHTLCSTCKTRVHNRCPTCRQELGDIRCLALEKVAESLELPCKYTSLGCPEIFPYYSKLKHEALCNFRPYNCPYAGSECTVVGGIPFLVAHLRDDHKVDMHSGCTFNHRYVKSNPREVENATWMLTVFHCYGQYFCLHFEAFQLGMAPVYMAFLRFMGDEVESRNYSYSLEVGGNGRKLIWEGTPRSIRDSHRKVRDSHDGLIIQRNMALFFSGGDRKELKLRVTGRIWKEQQNPEGGACIPNLCS, encoded by the exons ATGGAATTTGATAGCATTGATTGTATGACATCTTCAGATgtgattgatgatgatgatgagatcCATCATCATAATCAGTTGTCTTCATTGTTGAAGTCCCATAGCAACAATGGGAGCAGCAACAGTATTGTGTCACCTGCGGTTCACTCAAGCACCACCAGTGTCCATGAACTTCTGGAATGTCCTGTTTGTACCAATTCTATGTACCCTCCCATCCATCAG TGTCACAATGGGCATACTCTCTGTTCGACCTGTAAAACAAGGGTACACAATCGGTGCCCCACTTGTAGACAGGAGCTTGGTGATATTAGGTGTCTAGCACTAGAGAAGGTAGCTGAATCACTTGAACTGCCTTGCAAATATACATCACTTGGATGCCCGGAGATCTTTCCTTACTACAGTAAACTCAAACATGAGGCCCTATGCAACTTCAGGCCATACAATTGCCCATATGCTGGATCAGAATGCACTGTTGTTGGTGGTATTCCATTCCTTGTTGCTCATCTAAGGGATGACCACAAGGTTGACATGCATTCTGGTTGCACATTTAACCATCGTTATGTGAAGTCCAATCCTCGGGAAGTAGAAAATGCCACATGGATGCTAACT GTATTCCACTGTTATGGCCAGTACTTCTGTCTCCATTTTGAAGCCTTCCAGCTTGGGATGGCCCCTGTTTATATGGCATTCCTTCGTTTCATGGGTGATGAGGTTGAATCCCGCAACTACAGTTATAGCCTAGAAGTTGGGGGCAATGGCAGGAAACTCATTTGGGAAGGCACTCCAAGAAGCATAAGAGATAGCCACCGAAAGGTCAGGGATAGCCATGACGGCCTTATTATACAGCGTAACATGGCACTTTTCTTCTCTGGAGGAGATAGGAAAGAGTTGAAGCTGCGAGTAACCGGACGGATATGGAAAGAACAACAGAACCCAGAAGGTGGTGCCTGCATACCCAACCTCTGCAGTTAA
- the LOC107909803 gene encoding aspartyl protease family protein 2 encodes MEEKSKISLLFSSSVLLLLFSLSAAVSNPLQLQTLLLRPLPSAPTLSWTDAEPEPESDSLVEISELNAVSSNTTLEMHLELHHLDAFSSEETPERLFDLRLQRDALRAETIYSLVSKAVARNRPRAPGRPGFSSSIISGLAQGSGEYFTRLGVGTPPRYLYMVLDTGSDVVWVQCSPCKNCYSQSDPIFDPTKSRSFSGIPCGSPLCRSLDSSGCNKRRMCLYQVSYGDGSVTFGDFSTETLTFRRTKVGRVALGCGHDNEGLFVGAAGLLGLGRGRLSFPTQAGRRFNRKFSYCLVDRSASSKPSSMIFGDAAIPRTAVFTPLLTNPKLDTFYYVELLGISVGGTRVRGITPSLFKMDPAGNGGVIIDSGTSVTRLTRPAYIAMRDAFRIRASNLKRAPDFSLFDTCFDLSGKTSVKVPTVVLHFRGADVSLPATNYLIPVDSSGTFCFAFAGTMSGLSIIGNIQQQSFRVAFDSAGSRIGFAPRGCA; translated from the coding sequence ATggaagaaaaatcgaaaatcagtCTGCTCTTTTCCTCCTccgtcctcctcctcctcttttcTCTCTCCGCGGCTGTTTCCAACCCTTTACAGCTGCAAACCTTACTTCTCCGCCCTCTTCCTTCTGCGCCCACTCTTTCATGGACAGATGCCGAACCCGAACCCGAATCCGACTCCTTGGTCGAAATATCCGAGCTCAACGCAGTAAGTTCTAACACTACACTGGAAATGCATTTAGAATTGCATCACTTAGATGCTTTTTCTTCGGAAGAGACTCCTGAGCGACTCTTCGACCTTCGACTGCAACGCGACGCGCTCCGCGCCGAAACCATCTACTCCCTCGTTTCGAAAGCAGTTGCGCGTAATCGTCCACGCGCGCCTGGACGTCCTGGATTCAGCAGTTCCATTATTTCCGGACTTGCTCAAGGTAGTGGTGAGTACTTCACGCGCTTGGGGGTCGGTACTCCTCCAAGGTATCTTTATATGGTGCTCGACACCGGCAGCGATGTGGTGTGGGTTCAGTGTTCACCATGTAAGAATTGCTACTCTCAATCTGACCCCATTTTTGACCCGACTAAATCTCGCTCTTTCTCCGGTATTCCTTGTGGGTCACCGCTTTGCCGTAGCTTAGATTCATCGGGATGTAATAAGCGCCGGATGTGTCTTTACCAAGTATCCTACGGCGACGGTTCTGTTACTTTCGGCGACTTCTCCACTGAAACACTAACGTTTAGGAGAACTAAAGTGGGACGTGTGGCGCTCGGTTGTGGTCACGACAATGAGGGCTTGTTCGTTGGTGCAGCTGGCTTGTTAGGCCTTGGTCGGGGAAGACTATCATTCCCCACCCAAGCAGGACGCCGCTTCAACCGGAAGTTCTCTTACTGTTTGGTCGACAGGTCCGCTTCTTCAAAACCGTCCTCCATGATTTTCGGTGATGCGGCCATTCCCCGAACCGCCGTCTTTACTCCTCTTCTTACAAACCCTAAGCTCGACACTTTCTACTACGTTGAGCTGCTTGGGATTAGCGTCGGTGGGACACGTGTCCGAGGGATCACGCCTTCTTTATTCAAAATGGATCCAGCTGGTAACGGAGGGGTCATTATTGACTCAGGCACGTCTGTCACCCGCTTGACCCGACCCGCTTACATCGCAATGAGGGATGCGTTCCGTATCAGGGCCTCGAATCTGAAGCGGGCGCCTGACTTCTCATTGTTCGATACATGCTTCGACCTGTCCGGCAAGACTTCCGTTAAGGTACCGACGGTTGTTCTACATTTTAGAGGGGCGGACGTGTCATTGCCGGCGACGAATTATTTGATTCCAGTAGACAGCAGCGGAACCTTTTGCTTTGCTTTCGCGGGTACCATGAGTGGTTTGTCCATAATTGGAAACATTCAGCAGCAAAGTTTCCGGGTGGCTTTTGATTCAGCGGGTTCTCGGATCGGGTTTGCTCCCCGTGGATGCGCTTAA